CCAGGTAATTGCGTATTTTCAAACATAGATTTGTATTGAAAATGTTGTAGCATATTTTATTTCCCCTTTCATATGGTGTAGGTCTTTCGCATAACTTTAGAATAAAGACATGCGAGAGGGTGCTCAATTGTTTATAAATCAATTAAAACAGTCCATAGAGGACGAATTCAAAGCGTTTCATTACTATAAATCGATGTACAAATTAACTGATGATCCACTTTGGAAGGCTTTTATTGAACATGTCTATGAAGATGAAAAAAGTCATTACGAAATGTTTCAACAACTCCATTATATGCTGACGGGGTCATTTGTTCAAAATCCGAAGAAACGTTTACCTTGTTATGTATTAAAAGACGGTGCAAAACAAGCACTTCTTGATAAACTAGACAGTATTGAAACGTACAAGATTATGTTGTTGACCGTTCCGATTCAACAAGCGTATAACCCAGTATTCATTGCCATGCATGATGAAATGGAACATGCAACTCGCTTTTCGACAATGTATAACGCATTGTAATGTGCACCAAGTTTTTCCGTTCGACACTGTTCTGTTATAATTGGAACGAAACGACACGGAAAAAGGTGAAGCGATTGAACTTTTTATGGACATTGTTATTTATGGCATTTATTGGTGCACTTATTGGCGGTTTTACGAACCATTTGGCCATTAAAATGCTGTTCCGGCCACATGAAGCGAAATATATCGGTTCGTGGCGTATTCCTTTTACACCAGGGTTAATTCCGAAACGGCGGGATGAACTTGCGAGACAATTAGGGAAAACAGTTACGAACTATTTATTAACGCCTGAA
This window of the Sporosarcina ureilytica genome carries:
- a CDS encoding ferritin-like domain-containing protein — its product is MFINQLKQSIEDEFKAFHYYKSMYKLTDDPLWKAFIEHVYEDEKSHYEMFQQLHYMLTGSFVQNPKKRLPCYVLKDGAKQALLDKLDSIETYKIMLLTVPIQQAYNPVFIAMHDEMEHATRFSTMYNAL